In Candidatus Dadabacteria bacterium, a single window of DNA contains:
- a CDS encoding MFS transporter: MSFAQKYRDFSLVTLGNFFFFCNFSSFFLLPLFIKDIGGDEALIGYVMGTFGITSIGAIPFAAYLIDHYGRRRFMLAGSFLMFLVSFLYIFISDIDVKIFLLRLMQGIAFAFFFTSAATAVSDYVPSEIRAYGLGIFGAFTIASYSVGPTIGEIVIERFSYSTFFLYTSLFSLLAFILCFLSREGNFRVSEKSIFSGFFDVVFSERFRVLLLVNLIIAVGLGSMLNFFSVFLEENGIHAWSFFLTYSVTVILIRILGGKLPDIVERRKIALPSMLIMVSSLLMIFSINSTLSAVLVSFVFSLGYGILYPTISAMIIDRALDDERGTAMGAFNMSFSIGINFFAFALGLIARDYGFSNMYSITGMFMFAGCIIFTYKYFISAGRVKRLS; the protein is encoded by the coding sequence ATGTCTTTTGCACAAAAGTACAGAGATTTTTCCCTCGTCACTTTGGGAAATTTTTTCTTTTTCTGCAATTTTTCCTCTTTTTTCCTGCTTCCGCTTTTCATAAAAGATATCGGGGGTGACGAGGCCCTCATAGGCTATGTCATGGGCACCTTTGGCATAACTTCAATAGGAGCTATCCCCTTCGCAGCTTATCTGATAGACCACTACGGGCGAAGAAGGTTCATGCTTGCAGGCTCTTTTCTGATGTTTTTGGTTTCCTTTCTCTATATTTTTATATCGGATATTGACGTAAAGATATTTCTCCTGAGACTCATGCAGGGAATTGCTTTCGCTTTTTTCTTCACCTCAGCCGCTACTGCGGTCTCCGATTATGTTCCCAGTGAAATAAGAGCTTACGGACTCGGCATTTTTGGAGCCTTCACAATAGCTTCTTACTCGGTCGGACCTACTATCGGAGAAATTGTGATCGAAAGATTCAGCTACTCGACCTTCTTTCTCTATACCTCCTTGTTTAGCCTGCTTGCCTTTATTCTGTGTTTTCTTTCGCGGGAGGGGAACTTCAGGGTATCCGAGAAATCCATTTTCAGCGGATTTTTCGACGTTGTTTTCTCCGAGAGGTTCCGTGTGCTTCTGCTGGTCAATCTTATAATTGCCGTGGGGCTTGGAAGCATGCTTAATTTTTTCTCCGTTTTTCTTGAGGAAAACGGAATTCATGCGTGGAGCTTTTTTCTTACATATTCGGTAACCGTCATATTAATCAGGATCCTGGGAGGAAAGCTTCCAGATATTGTTGAGAGAAGGAAAATAGCCCTGCCTTCAATGCTTATCATGGTGTCGTCCTTGCTGATGATTTTTTCCATAAACTCTACTTTGAGCGCTGTTCTGGTTTCTTTCGTCTTCAGCCTGGGTTACGGAATTCTCTATCCCACCATAAGCGCGATGATTATCGACAGAGCTCTTGATGATGAAAGGGGAACTGCGATGGGAGCGTTTAACATGTCTTTTAGCATTGGGATAAACTTTTTTGCCTTCGCTCTCGGACTCATAGCGCGAGATTACGGTTTTTCGAACATGTATTCGATAACGGGAATGTTCATGTTTGCGGGGTGCATTATCTTTACCTATAAATATTTTATAAGTGCAGGGAGGGTGAAACGTCTTTCATGA
- the rsmG gene encoding 16S rRNA (guanine(527)-N(7))-methyltransferase RsmG → MTNERLLIEGADQIGIENIRTDLFLSYVDLLRKWGRRINLSSVLTDREIIIKHLIDSLTVAEFMPPGSRVIDIGTGAGFPGIPLSIHDPSLNVTLLESVGKKVAFLKDVKRSLGLNGIDIHHGRAEEVDRGMRGGFDRVTFRALGSVGTVVALGTSYLDIEGEMVIMKGPRGKKEWEDYANRYPEYMELLLTKELELPFSGEKRVIIVAKPTSRQMETEV, encoded by the coding sequence ATGACTAACGAACGACTTCTTATAGAAGGCGCAGACCAAATAGGTATTGAAAACATCAGGACCGATCTTTTCCTCTCTTATGTTGACCTGCTACGCAAGTGGGGCAGGCGCATAAACCTGAGTTCGGTTCTCACTGACCGAGAAATCATAATCAAGCACCTGATTGATTCCCTTACAGTGGCTGAATTCATGCCCCCCGGCTCAAGGGTGATTGACATAGGAACGGGGGCCGGTTTTCCCGGAATTCCGCTTTCTATCCACGACCCGTCCCTTAACGTTACGCTTCTTGAGTCGGTTGGAAAGAAGGTTGCCTTTTTAAAGGACGTGAAAAGATCTCTCGGACTCAACGGTATTGATATTCACCATGGGAGAGCCGAGGAAGTAGATAGAGGGATGAGAGGGGGTTTTGACCGGGTGACGTTCCGGGCTCTTGGGAGCGTCGGCACTGTCGTGGCTCTCGGTACTTCTTATCTAGATATAGAAGGGGAGATGGTTATAATGAAAGGACCCCGGGGAAAGAAGGAATGGGAAGATTACGCGAACCGGTATCCGGAATATATGGAACTTCTTTTGACAAAAGAGCTTGAACTGCCTTTTTCAGGTGAGAAAAGGGTGATTATCGTCGCGAAGCCGACATCCCGGCAGATGGAGACGGAAGTTTGA
- a CDS encoding tRNA (adenine-N1)-methyltransferase, producing MKIKSGDTILLVSPDNKSFMVVVEEGKSFSSHMGILDLSTALGKEWGETIVSSLGNDFVLLNPTVEQKIMKVRRATQIVYPKDAALILFKTDVRAGARVVEAATGSGALTIALANSVAPSGKVYTYEKREQFMNNAKDNVRRAGLSEYVEFNCGDAREGFKEKDVDVAILDLPSPWYGIPAAYEALASGGRIASISPTYNQVERTAESLEETGFVRIETVELIMRNYQVKKGKTRPDNRTVAHTGFLTFAFKGISDVDARESK from the coding sequence ATGAAAATAAAATCCGGCGATACCATTCTCCTCGTTTCACCCGACAACAAGAGCTTCATGGTGGTGGTAGAAGAGGGCAAGTCGTTCAGTTCTCACATGGGGATACTCGACCTCTCCACCGCGCTGGGAAAAGAATGGGGAGAAACGATAGTCTCAAGCCTTGGAAACGATTTTGTACTTCTTAACCCTACTGTGGAACAGAAGATTATGAAGGTGAGAAGGGCTACGCAGATCGTTTATCCCAAGGATGCGGCCTTGATTCTCTTTAAAACAGACGTGAGAGCGGGAGCCAGGGTTGTTGAAGCCGCAACCGGCTCAGGAGCTCTTACCATCGCGCTTGCGAATTCGGTGGCCCCTTCCGGAAAAGTCTATACGTACGAGAAAAGAGAACAGTTCATGAATAATGCCAAAGATAACGTACGACGGGCGGGGCTTTCTGAATACGTGGAATTTAACTGTGGCGATGCCAGGGAAGGTTTTAAGGAAAAAGATGTCGATGTCGCGATACTTGATCTCCCTTCTCCATGGTATGGAATTCCGGCGGCTTACGAGGCTCTTGCCTCCGGAGGGAGAATCGCGAGCATTTCCCCAACATACAACCAGGTGGAAAGAACTGCGGAATCGCTTGAGGAAACGGGTTTTGTGAGAATCGAAACGGTAGAGCTTATAATGAGGAACTATCAGGTGAAAAAGGGGAAGACCCGCCCAGATAACAGAACCGTGGCACACACAGGATTCCTTACCTTCGCCTTCAAGGGAATAAGCGATGTTGACGCTCGCGAATCAAAATGA
- the mtnP gene encoding S-methyl-5'-thioadenosine phosphorylase: MGGSGLYEMEGLSDVKTVSMETPWGDPSSSLLTGTLGSVQMVFLPRHGTGHTISPSEINFRANIYAMKAMGVERIISVSAVGSLKEEIEPGHIVIPDQFIDNTKRRPSTFFEGGIVAHVSMADPVCSVLSDCLREASLGCGETVHSGGTYVCIEGPQFSTKAESHLYREWGADIIGMTAMPEAKLAREAGICYSVIALCTDYDCWNEDHDDVTVSDIIEIMNKNVEAAKKIVAAVAGTIPDERECPCGGALGHSIITSPDCITEETKNRFGIIYLTNLRQK; encoded by the coding sequence ATGGGCGGAAGCGGTCTTTACGAAATGGAAGGGCTTTCGGACGTTAAAACCGTTTCCATGGAGACTCCATGGGGCGACCCCTCCTCAAGCTTGCTTACGGGAACCCTCGGTAGCGTGCAGATGGTTTTCCTTCCAAGACACGGGACAGGACACACAATATCCCCGTCTGAGATAAATTTCCGGGCGAACATATACGCGATGAAGGCCATGGGAGTCGAGCGGATTATATCTGTAAGCGCCGTGGGGAGCTTAAAAGAGGAAATAGAGCCGGGACACATAGTGATACCCGATCAGTTCATCGATAACACTAAACGCAGGCCTTCCACCTTTTTTGAAGGTGGCATAGTAGCCCACGTTTCAATGGCCGACCCTGTGTGTTCCGTGCTGTCGGATTGTCTGCGGGAAGCATCGCTTGGCTGCGGTGAGACGGTCCACTCGGGAGGAACCTATGTTTGTATTGAAGGCCCTCAGTTCTCCACCAAGGCGGAGAGCCATCTGTACAGAGAATGGGGAGCGGACATAATAGGAATGACCGCGATGCCGGAAGCGAAACTTGCCAGGGAAGCCGGGATCTGCTATTCCGTGATAGCCCTCTGCACTGATTATGACTGTTGGAACGAAGATCATGACGACGTTACGGTCTCGGACATAATCGAAATCATGAATAAAAACGTTGAAGCCGCAAAAAAAATAGTGGCCGCCGTAGCTGGCACTATCCCCGATGAAAGGGAGTGTCCTTGCGGGGGCGCCCTGGGTCACTCTATAATAACGTCCCCGGACTGCATAACTGAAGAGACAAAGAATAGATTTGGAATTATATATTTGACTAATCTGCGACAAAAATGA